A window of the Coturnix japonica isolate 7356 chromosome 12, Coturnix japonica 2.1, whole genome shotgun sequence genome harbors these coding sequences:
- the DUSP7 gene encoding dual specificity protein phosphatase 7 — protein sequence MKTQVWGSSPRAPMAAAMPCKSAEWLQEELESGGGRSLLLLDCRSHELFESSHIETAINLAIPGLMLRRLKKGNLPIRSIIPNHEDKERFVKRCKADTVLLYDEATADWQDAGAAGSVLGLLLQKLRDDGCKAYYLKGGFNKFQTEYSEHCETNLDSSSPNNSPPASVLGLGGLRISSDCSDGESDREPSSATESDGSPIPSNQPAFPVQILPYLYLGCAKDSTNLDILGKYGIKYILNVTPNLPNMFEHDGEFKYKQIPISDHWSQNLSQFFPEAIAFIDEARSKKCGILVHCLAGISRSVTVTVAYLMQKLNLSLNDAYDFVKRKKSNISPNFNFMGQLLDFERTLGLNSPCDNRSPSEQLYFTTPTNHNLFQLNTLEST from the exons ATGAAAACGCAGGTCTGGGGGAGCTCCCCGCGGGCGCCCATGGCTGCGGCGATGCCGTGCAAGAGCGCCgagtggctgcaggaggagctggagtcGGGCGGCGGCCGGTCGCTGTTGCTGCTGGACTGCCGCTCGCACGAGCTGTTCGAGAGCTCGCACATCGAGACGGCCATCAACCTGGCCATCCCCGGCCTGATGCTCCGCCGCCTCAAGAAGGGCAACCTGCCCATCCGCTCCATTATTCCTAACCACGAGGACAAGGAGCGCTTCGTCAAGCGCTGCAAGGCCGACACCGTGCTGCTCTACGACGAGGCCACCGCCGACTGGCAGGACGCCGGGGCCGCCGGCTccgtgctggggctgctgctccagAAGCTGCGCGACGACGGCTGCAAAGCCTACTACCTGAAAG gtGGCTTTAACAAGTTTCAAACTGAATATTCAGAGCACTGCGAGACAAACCTTGACAGCTCCTCACCCAACAACTCTCCCCCGGCATCTGTCCTCGGCCTGGGAGGGCTGCGGATAAGCTCTGACTGCTCGGATGGTGAATCCGACCGGGAACCCAGCAGCGCAACAGAGTCAGATGGGAGCCCCATTCCCAGCAATCAGCCTGCCTTTCCAGTCCAGATCCTTCCATACCTCTATCTGGGCTGTGCCAAAGATTCCACCAACTTGGACATCCTGGGCAAATATGGCATTAAATACATCCTGAATGTGACTCCCAACCTGCCAAACATGTTTGAGCACGACGGAGAGTTCAAGTACAAGCAGATCCCCATCTCAGATCATTGGAGCCAGAACCTCTCTCAGTTCTTTCCTGAGGCCATTGCTTTTATTG ATGAGGCCCGTTCCAAGAAGTGTGGGATCCTTGTTCACTGCCTTGCTGGCATCAGCCGGTCTGTAACAGTCACCGTCGCCTACTTGATGCAAAAACTCAACTTGTCCCTTAATGATGCCTATGActttgtgaaaaggaaaaaatccaaCATCTCCCCAAACTTTAACTTCATGGGCCAACTGCTGGACTTTGAGAGGACTCTGGGACTTAACAGCCCATGTGACAACCGCTCACCCAGTGAACAGCTCTACTTTACCACCCCCACCAACCACAACCTGTTTCAGCTGAACACGCTGGAGTCCACATGA